The Raphanus sativus cultivar WK10039 chromosome 6, ASM80110v3, whole genome shotgun sequence sequence GGAACGGAGAGAGATGgagaacaacgaagaagaaggagaggcaGGAAAGAAAAACACAAGTGCAATCCAAAAAACAGGATCGCACTAACACAAGTACTTGCTATATATCATACTTGTTACATTGACATCGCGAAGGCaaataaaacatcaaaagaCGAATGTATGTTTTCATATGATTAAGTGGTTAAAAAATTACGTCgacaaaacacaaaacaactctattattattcaaatcaaaataacatACAACATAGACGTAGAGGGAAGCAAACTCACTAGCTTCGTCCTAcgtactattttattttattttataaaaaaacaacgCTCGCACATGCATACACTTACATTCAACGAAACCACCACgcttacataatttttttttaatttcgatACGAGATTATTAGTAACCTTCAGCAGTTTAATAACGACCGTAGCAGTAACAATGGTCGTCGTGGTCATTTGTCAAATGCACTCCGTCGTGGTGGTGATCCTCACACTCTCCTCTGCATGACTCGTGGTAATGCTCAGCGCATTTGGCTTCACAATAGCTTTCCTTACATGGGTACGCCAATATGGCCTCGCCTAAATACTTCGTACATGTTGCCTCGCTCTTTGGGATTTCTATATATAATGAACATTCATTCAGTTTATACAAATTGAAAGACACATGTTTTTAGATTTATACATAAGTATAAATATATGCATGCATATgaaattttgagaaaattagAACCAGAGTTTCAAAAATAGATAATTAGAACCAAACTTACCGGCCGAAATGAACAAGACAACGAGCAAAAGAGTGGTGAAGCAGATGGAACTGATGGTCTTTGCCATTTCTGTAGCTCTAGCTTCTTCTTTACTCTTAGTTAATAGCTTATTTCTGTATTCAGAAACTTGGGTGATACTAAATGGATGGGGGTTGTAATCTATTTATAGTAAAATTATAGTTGACTTTTTTAACCCGATTTGCAACGTCGCGGTTTCATTTTTTACATAGATGTGGCCTGTGAGGCCCATTTCTTGGCTTGCGTGCTACCGTTTTAAAGCCCAATTGCTAAATTCTCTCAAAGCTTTGTACTAGGAGTTTGAGAAAGAAATTATAAAAGGTTgagatacatataaaatatatccgGATAAACAAGTACCATCCAGGTTGTTCGCGGGAAACTTCTCCGGTGGGTTTTTAGTGAACAAAAGCGTCTAAAGGGTGTAGGAGGATGTAGAGAAGAAGTAGAACTTGTGACTGGAggaagttacaaaaaaaagaaggtggAAGAAGAGTTTTGTTGGCTATGTGACTTTTCCTCATTTTACGAGTATGGGTTTGGAAATGgtcaaaaacattaaaatatgctGCCAACCTTTTGTTTTAAATGGTGTAAAATAACCAAATTTTCAAGTTTTCTTAATGGCAGTATTACCTAATTATATAGAGGTCATTTGATCCATATTAATTGTTTCGTTAATAGGCTTTATGGCCACTTGATTCTACCTTTATTTCTTAATGAAACTCCTCATTAATGTCTTTTAACTATCCGGATGAGGTAATCTCTTTCGACCTTTAATAAAGCTTTGGAGTCAAATCTTTCTCccctttttatttgattttctgttataatttttatagctTTATAATTTTAAGGGTTTAAATAGAAGGATTATTGCGGCAAAGGCTAGAACTCTAGTTCCCTAGATATTTGAATGCCTAGTTTAGGTATTCTAACATGGCTGACAAAATCTTTCTAAACGTATTTACCAAGAAGAAATTAACAGTAGTGGCGTTTATACTTTCATAAGTTTGTGTGTTTAATAATGATTTTGTTAATCCTCGTAGAGGAAAGTAAAATAGTTATTCTAGAAACTAAGAAGTTTATCATCACCGAGTTCtgaatatatacaaattatagtGTCACCATAATATATTTGTCAATACCATGCATCATGTGGATCAACGGCGGTCCCAAGAAAAAATTTTAGTGGGGTCAAAAGAATAACAAAAGGGTACTTACTAGGAGTCGAACCCGTGTTTGGGGGTTCAGTAGCACCTTTTACAACCAAATATGCCACATTCCATCACACGCTAGAGCTTATAAAACGAATTTTTATAGTTATTTGTGGTGTCAAGTGACACCATAGTGCTTCAAGTGGGTCCGCCCCTGATGTGGATATGTAGCTGCATATGATTTATAATACTTGCGATTTGCTAGAGACATTATATATAACGAAAATCGTGAGGAAAACGAGTACGTATTTTTTTTTAGTCTAAATCGAATTAAATTACGTAGACATAACACAAAAGTATAGTTTATTATTAATACGAAACAGCATACAACATGATCTTGTTATAAACTTAGAAGGTCAGCattcttcattttatttaaagCAAACAGCTTAAACATACATACCTTTATTAATTCGAACATACGACACCACACTTACATTAGAGATATATAAAAGGTCttatttgtttttactttaTACGATAGACTTATCTGTGTAATTTTCAGTATTTTCCGTAGCAGTGGCAATGCTCTTCGTAGCCATGCTTCTCACACTCTCCTTTACACGAGTGGTAGTAATGTTCCTTACACACTTCCTTACAAGCTTTTTCCTTACATGGATATACTGGGGCTTCGCCTAAAAACTTCTTACAAGTCGCCTCGCTCTTGGGGATTTCTGTACATACCCACATCCATTCAACCGCATAAACACACTAAATTTAATTATGATGAGACTGAAGAAGGGATATAatcaaagaaaacatgtttCTTGGTTTATGCATGCATGcataaaattttggaaaatactAAAGTCGAATTACCGGTGGAAATTAACAAGACAACGAGCAAAAGAGTGGTGAAGCAGATGGAATTTAGGGTCTTTGCCATTTCTGCAGcttttgctttctttcttttttcttacacTTAACTAATTATTTGTTTCTGTAACCAGTGTGGATTGTTATCTATTTATAATGAAATCTTTGTTAACTTGTTAGGCAGTTCACTTGTATATTCTATTGTATTTACACTATACTGTTATATACTAGCTAGAGTTGCGACGTCCTTTCTCACACGTATACGGCCTATAATTAGGCACAGCTATTAAATTCCATATGCATACTTTCATTTTGGAGGCCGTTAGGTAATTTCCCTCTCTACAACTCTTAAATGTTATTTGCGTATACTTTccgaaaatatatacaatttttgtCTCTTGAATAACACCATGTTttagattaaataaatattatcattttttcttgAAAAGTTTCTAATTTTGTTGAAAAGATCTGAACTCAGCTGTATAATTAATGGTtcttacttatttatttttagattaatcTCTTCTtaagaattattattttgtgcTTTTGAAagttcatttaaaattttggtatttaataaaccaaaaataaaaacaattcaaaGCATAACATAGCACTAAtttgaattataaatatatttattttatgtattggATTTGCAAGtcatatcaaatataattaatgtcGTCATAGAGATACACCAcaactaacaaaaaaatcaaataaattaaacaaacacgatattttattatttaaagaacAAACTACTAAGCAATAAAACATATTGGAAAGCTATATTCCATGAATAATCTTAGCGCATTGGATTTTAATCCATTTGTAACTCTTTTTCAAAGATTTCTTCACCTTTCCCTCAGCTGAATAAAGCTTGTATTTCGCCACTCGTCTCTTTCTCTTTATCTCAGGATCGTTCCACCATCCTACGATTATTACATTTATAAACAAAcatattaatcatatatatataaccttaCCACCTTTGTAGACCCCATATAAAATGTTAGAGCAATGATCGTTTTAAAAGTAGTGATTGTTTATACGTCACCACCCTCCACAAGAATCATTATTTGTAAATGTTGAAACAGAATGCTACACACAAAATTTTGTTGTAGTTAGTTTACAAACCGTATGACTCAATTTTTATGTACCTTTAAACGTTTTTGAATGAGAAGGAGGTCTTCTGGATTTAACGGGCATGTCTTTGTATGAAATTTTACGCCATAGATCTGATGTCATTGGCGATAGGTTACGCTTTGATTCTCTGACAACATAGATTCCTCTAACCGGTTTTAAATCGGCAGGATCAACTAGTTGGAGGTTCCTATCTCCTTCATACGATTTGTAAGATCGTATGTTAGGAGATTGGAGATCCTGCAtcccgtctctctctctctctcttttatttcttttgttttttctgtttttatatcTCATTTGAATATCCATAGTGTGATCTATAATCTTGTTTTTCAGGAGAGGCGATATGTGGTGGAAAAAAACTTGTTACAACAAATTCATCAAAAATAGAAATGGAATGAACTTTTGACAAACAATAGAGAATAGAAAAAGCCAATACAAAACATCAACCATAGTCTTGCCCTTAAATAGATATggtctctttttcttttccagcttAGTGATTTTTTCCTTAGGTAGGGTTCAACACATGGCTCCGATATAATTACCAGAGTAGAGGGTCAGAACCATATCGCACTGGTATGTGTAACGTACAGAGATTATAAGTTCATTCACTAAACAAACCCTCACGCACCGGGAGTCTGGGATTAATTCTGAAAGAGAAAAATCGATGTTAGTTGAATTGAAGTTATCGGCTCTTGCATCTCTTCGTCTCATCTCTCTTATGCTATTTATAGAGTTACAAAACACTTGACTAAGAACCTTGCCCTTCAAGTCATTGACATCTTCGCTTGGTACGAACTCCTCTGATTGGACATTTCAAGTAACATATAATTCGTATCAAGAGTGTGTACGTACGCTTGCTATGTTTGGCCATTTTCCGACCACTTAGTTTTTAGTTCTACGACTATAGTTGCACATTCTTAATGCCTTTTTTTATTACACATCAAGGACCAAGTACGAACCTACGTTACCCGTTCCGGGATGGCATTTTTAGTTTAGAACTAGTCTGGTTTGGTTTAGTCTAGGTTAGAGATTATTACACTGCTTTGAATAGTAATGAGAATATTGGTCTTTGGTAGTTTGTAATCTGTCTTTTTATCCATAGATTCTTAATCATAGTTAAAAACTTCTTTACATGTAAATAAAGCCTTACAAACAAACTCCTCAAAATCCAAATACTAAAGAGAACGCAATTCGAATTTATATTCATTCAGACAATTTTGGTGGATACAGCAGAACAATGAGCAACGCAAACATTGTTGGGTTTCCCATTATGAAAGAATAAAAGAATGAGGGATCAACCTCTTTCTTGAGTCACAAGAAAATCTCTTTAAGGATTAAGAGTACTATCATGATGAAGCAGAGAATAACAAGAACAGACGCACACATAACCATACCTCCATTTCTCTGTGTACGTTCTGCCTGTGGAGTTTCACAACGCGATTCCATTAAACATTATGAAacattgagagagagagagagatggtatATACTCTGGTCATAAAATGGTTTACCTTTTGCAGCTGTTTGAGACCATCTTCAACTGTACTAGCAACGTTTTGGATGTTATAGTCGATCCGATCAACTATCGTACCCTGTCacaacaagtttttttttggctttcaAATTATTTCATTTCTAGAGTAAGTGACTTAGACGCTGGATAACAGTTAAACAGTGTTATACCTGGTCAATTACAAGTGCAGAAAGATCCTTCATTATCTGAGCGAGCTCGTTTACAGATTCAACAACCTGTAGATGACACAGAAGGAGAAAAATGACAAAGGTTATGattatatagaataaaaaataacaatgaaGAGCACTCAGAGTTGCAAAACACTAACCTGCTGAATCTCTTTCTCCCTCTCTACGGATATTGCCTCGCTCTTTTTGATCTTGCTCATCTGATGCTCACTAAATAACTGAAACAAAAATGCATAGCTTGCATAGTTACAGATCATATACAAAAAGAGGAACAACGGTCGTAGATTGCAGTAAAGGAGTCATACTATATCATCGAAGTCATCATCATCTGCTCTAGAGCTGCTTCCATTGAGATTCATCTCTAAATCCCCTCCATCCTGATCATACATCACAAAAATATGTTTCCTTAGAATCATACAAAGCTAACAAGAGACTCAAATGAAAttcatataaaccaaaagagcAGCTGCAGAAgagaacagaacagaacaagAGACTCCAAAACTGAGCAACCAGAGCTTCACTGCATACCTCTTTTTGTAGTCTCAAGCGTTTCAGATATGTAGACTGCTTCTTGCGGAGCTCCATAGAAAGGAATTGGAGATCAGTAGCAAGAGATCTCTGTTATAAACACACATCAAGAGTCAAACTTTAGATGGCGATAAAAAAGAAACGAAGGGACACACGTCAAGTTCAAAGTACACTAACCTGCACGTTTTTCCTGACATTTGAATCTTCAGAAGGTCCAGCTGCAGATAGCTTCTGAAGCTGCTTCTCTGATTTCCTCAACAGGAAAGTAATCTCCTGCGTCAAAGACTCGATCTGATGCTGATCTTCTTTACCATCACCAAACGTAGGCATCAAGGCTTTCGCATGAGCCTTCCCGAGTTCAGCCATTTTAGTCCTCGCACGCTGAATGTTCACTGAAATCTCCTCAGAG is a genomic window containing:
- the LOC108810553 gene encoding defensin-like protein 204, which gives rise to MAKTLNSICFTTLLLVVLLISTEIPKSEATCKKFLGEAPVYPCKEKACKEVCKEHYYHSCKGECEKHGYEEHCHCYGKY
- the LOC108806932 gene encoding syntaxin-43 isoform X1; protein product: MATRNRTLLFRKYRNSLRSVRAPMTDSKSGVGPVIEMASSSLLHPKRSYAPVSTEDPGSSSRGGAVTVGLPPDWVDVSEEISVNIQRARTKMAELGKAHAKALMPTFGDGKEDQHQIESLTQEITFLLRKSEKQLQKLSAAGPSEDSNVRKNVQRSLATDLQFLSMELRKKQSTYLKRLRLQKEDGGDLEMNLNGSSSRADDDDFDDILFSEHQMSKIKKSEAISVEREKEIQQVVESVNELAQIMKDLSALVIDQGTIVDRIDYNIQNVASTVEDGLKQLQKAERTQRNGGMVMCASVLVILCFIMIVLLILKEIFL
- the LOC108811061 gene encoding uncharacterized protein LOC108811061, translated to MDIQMRYKNRKNKRNKRERERDGMQDLQSPNIRSYKSYEGDRNLQLVDPADLKPVRGIYVVRESKRNLSPMTSDLWRKISYKDMPVKSRRPPSHSKTFKGWWNDPEIKRKRRVAKYKLYSAEGKVKKSLKKSYKWIKIQCAKIIHGI
- the LOC108809722 gene encoding defensin-like protein 205 translates to MAKTISSICFTTLLLVVLFISAEIPKSEATCTKYLGEAILAYPCKESYCEAKCAEHYHESCRGECEDHHHDGVHLTNDHDDHCYCYGRY
- the LOC108806932 gene encoding syntaxin-43 isoform X2, whose translation is MATRNRTLLFRKYRNSLRSVRAPMTDSKSGVGPVIEMASSSLLHPKRSYAPVSTEDPGSSRGGAVTVGLPPDWVDVSEEISVNIQRARTKMAELGKAHAKALMPTFGDGKEDQHQIESLTQEITFLLRKSEKQLQKLSAAGPSEDSNVRKNVQRSLATDLQFLSMELRKKQSTYLKRLRLQKEDGGDLEMNLNGSSSRADDDDFDDILFSEHQMSKIKKSEAISVEREKEIQQVVESVNELAQIMKDLSALVIDQGTIVDRIDYNIQNVASTVEDGLKQLQKAERTQRNGGMVMCASVLVILCFIMIVLLILKEIFL